The following coding sequences are from one Musa acuminata AAA Group cultivar baxijiao chromosome BXJ1-6, Cavendish_Baxijiao_AAA, whole genome shotgun sequence window:
- the LOC103988554 gene encoding peroxisomal ATPase PEX6, which translates to MADRRKPLVLSSTRALLDSVLGSAGSQGVGDGAVGAEGEARGAADRRRPELRLPVGILRFSDSGGVGSDELKENFFVVGLSASVLKKLAIASGSLILLKNSETNVGRIAKAKVLHHPLAGEKYRGCTQQATSVSSSQRVMKLLPSFTYPSEAYCPSDQEVAYVTPLLAFNLGLHISCLKVLVRSGQESLTSLFEVEEHGEEKETNYHPLFIDLIPWADLPKYATHLRISFVKIPECGLLGSLRGKSATEEGDRQDMIDLALNEYFKVDKFLARGDVFYIRVDWNCSSEMCVFCNQKSPKGLSSNIVYFKVMSMEPSDEPILCVNCNQTALVLGGSAASSIPPDRFIGSSNDFMPLHVETVKKLTSILAPAICPSALLSRFRVSVFLSGNPGCGKRTAVRYVARCLGLHVVEYSCYDLTESSDKKASAALTNAFKSASRYSPCLLLLRHFDVFTNLSSNEGSRPDQVGITSEIASVIREFTEPLSENENSYPGKMANDASFLVEAEKPNSRVFLVAAAGSSDGLQPQIRRCFSHEISMSPLNEAQRISMLSRSLRGSIRTLDKTIGDEFLKDIVSQTSGFMPRDIHALVADAGANFVQRTLTDGGKSENGDFSEITATDLESIQDEDNSHDYANKHIEKEDFSKALERSKKRNASALGAPKVPNVKWEDVGGLEEVKKSILDTVQLPLLHKDLFSSGLRKRSGVLLYGPPGTGKTLLAKAVATECSLNFLSVKGPELINMYIGESEKNVRDIFQKARAARPCVIFFDELDSLAPARGASGDSGGVMDRVVSQMLAEIDGLNDSSQDLFIIGASNRPDLIDPALLRPGRFDKLLYVGVNTDASYRERVLKALTRKFKLDKNVSLFSVARKCPPNFTGADMYALCADAWFHAAKRKTSSDGSNPTIDDKADSVIVEINDFMKVLGDLAPSLSMDELKKYERLREQFEGPS; encoded by the exons AGCCGCTGGTCCTCTCTTCCACTCGAGCCCTCCTCGATTCTGTTCTTGGTTCCGCCGGATCCCAGGGCGTTGGCGATGGGGCTGTTGGTGCCGAGGGGGAAGCCCGTGGCGCTGCAGACCGGCGCCGGCCGGAGCTGCGATTGCCCGTTGGGATTCTTCGATTTTCTGACAGTGGTGGAGTTGGAAGCGATGAGCTGAAGGAGAATTTCTTCGTGGTGGGGCTTTCTGCATCTGTGCTGAAGAAACTGGCCATAGCGAGTGGATCACTG ATTCTTCTAAAGAACTCTGAGACTAATGTAGGAAGGATCGCCAAAGCTAAAGTTCTTCATCATCCACTTGCTGGAGAGAAATATAGAGGATGTACACAACAAGCTACTTCTGTTTCGAGTTCTCAACGTGTAATGAAATTGTTACCTTCTTTTACATACCCATCAGAGGCTTATTGTCCCTCAGATCAGGAAGTGGCCTATGTTACTCCCTTATTAGCATTTAACCTTGGATTGCATATATCTTGTCTTAAGGTTCTTGTTCGTAGTGGCCAAGAATCTTTGACATCATTGTTTGAAGTGGAAGAGCATGGAGAAGAGAAGGAGACGAATTACCACCCACTATTCATTGACCTTATCCCATGGGCTGACTTGCCTAAATATGCCACTCACCTAAGAATTTCCTTCGTGAAGATCCCTGAATGTGGTTTACTTGGATCTCTTAGAGGAAAATCAGCAACTGAGGAAGGTGATCGTCAAGATATGATTGATTTAGCTTTAAATGAATACTTTAAAGTTGATAAGTTCCTGGCAAGGGGAGATGTTTTCTATATTCGTGTAGATTGGAATTGCAGTTCGGAAATGTGTGTTTTTTGTAACCAGAAGAGCCCAAAAGGGTTGTCCAGTAACATAGTATATTTCAAG GTTATGTCCATGGAGCCATCAGATGAGCCCATTCTTTGTGTCAACTGCAATCAAACAGCACTAGTTCTTGGAGGAAGTGCAGCTTCTTCTATTCCTCCAGATAGATTTATTGGCTCTTCCAATGACTTCATGCCTTTGCATGTTGAAACAGTGAAGAAATTGACATCCATTCTTGCACCTGCTATATGTCCTTCGGCCTTATTGTCAAGATTCAGGGTTTCTGTCTTCCTGTCTGGTAATCCAG GGTGCGGAAAGCGAACTGCTGTTAGATATGTTGCCCGATGTCTAGGCCTCCATGTTGTTGAATATAGTTGTTATGACCTTACCGAATCCTCAGATAAGAAAGCATCTGctgcacttacaaatgccttcaaATCGGCATCTAG ATATTCACCATGTCTACTTCTGCTTCGCCATTTTGACGTGTTCACCAATTTATCTTCCAATGAAGGTTCACGACCTGATCAAGTTGGCATTACATCTGAAATTGCATCAGTCATTAGGGAGTTCACAGAGCCACTTTCTGAAAATGAGAATTCTTATCCAGGGAAAATGGCAAATGATGCTTCT TTTCTCGTTGAAGCTGAAAAACCAAACAGCAGGGTGTTCCTAGTTGCGGCTGCTGGCAGTTCTGATGGCCTGCAACCACAAATCAGACGTTGTTTCAGCCATGAAATAAGCATGAGTCCTTTGAACGAGGCACAAAGGATCTCTATGCTGTCTCGGTCACTCAGGGGATCCATCAGGACACTTGATAAG ACAATTGGCGATGAGTTTCTAAAAGATATAGTTTCTCAGACATCGGGTTTTATGCCTAGGGATATACATGCTTTAGTTGCAGATGCTGGTGCCAATTTTGTACAAAGAACTCTCACTGATGGTGGCAAATCTGAAAATGGAGATTTCAGTGAGATTACTGCTACAGATCTTGAATCTATTCAAGATGAAGATAACTCACATGACTATGCAAATAAGCACATAGAGAAGGAAGACTTTTCAAAAGCATTGGAAAGATCGAAGAAAAGGAATGCTTCAGCATTGGGTGCACCAAAA GTGCCCAATGTAAAATGGGAAGACGTTGGTGGACTTGAAGAAGTGAAGAAATCAATTcttgatacagtacag TTACCTCTTCTGCATAAGGATTTATTTTCATCTGGATTGCGCAAACGTTCAGGTGTTCTTCTTTATGGGCCTCCAGGAACAGGGAAG ACACTGTTGGCAAAAGCTGTTGCGACGGAGTGCTCACTAAATTTTTTGAGTGTGAAGGGGCCAGAATTGATCAACATGTACATAGGAGAATCAGAAAAGAATGTCAGGGATATCTTTCAGAAG GCCAGAGCTGCACGGCCCTGTGTCATTTTCTTTGATGAGCTTGATTCCCTTGCTCCTGCTCGGGGAGCTTCTGGAGATTCAGGTGGTGTCATGGATAGAGTGGTCTCACAG ATGCTAGCAGAAATTGATGGCCTAAATGATTCCAGTCAG GATTTATTTATTATAGGGGCAAGTAACAGACCTGATCTTATTGACCCAGCACTTCTGCGTCCTGGCCGATTTGACAAGCTTCTGTATGTTGGAGTCAACACTGATGCATCTTACAGAGAGAG GGTTTTGAAAGCACTTACAAGAAAATTTAAGCTGGACAAGAATGTTTCTTTATTCTCAGTTGCTAGGAAATGCCCTCCAAATTTTACTGGTGCAGACATGTATGCATTATGCGCAGATGCTTGGTTTCATGCTGCAAAGCGTAAG ACATCAAGCGATGGCTCAAATCCAACTATTGATGATAAAGCAGATTCAGTCATTGTGGAAATCAATGATTTCATGAAG GTACTGGGAGACTTAGCTCCCTCACTATCAATGGATGAACTGAAGAAATATGAACGCCTAAGAGAGCAGTTCGAAGGTCCAAGCTGA